The stretch of DNA GTGGACCTGCGGGAGTTCTACACCGGTGTGCGCAAGACGGTGATGCGGCCGGACGAGATGCTGGTCGAGATCGCCTTCCCAGCGCCTCCACCCGAGGCGCGTAGTTCGTTCCTGAAGCTCGGCTTGCGCCGGGCACAGGCGATCTCGGTCGTGAATGCCGCGGTGGTTCTGGAGATGTCGGGCGCGGTTGTGCGCCGCGCGGCGATTGCCCTGGGTGCGGTGGCGCCTATCGTCGCTCGGGCTGAGGCGGCGGAAACCTGGCTGAAGGGAAGAACCCTGGACGAAGCCGCAATCGGCGAGGCCGCCCACCTTGCACTCCAGGCGGCAACCCCCATCGACGACCTGCGCGCCTCCGCCGCCTATCGGCGCCGCATGGTCGAGGTCTGCGTCCGACGCTGTTTGCAGACCCTCGCCCGCAAGCAGGAGCGGGACGGGTATCCCGACCATCCGGTGATGCTGGCGACGGGACCAACCCGCTTGTCGACCCCGATCCAGGCCTCTTTCCGCCACCAGGCCGGCGACGAGATCCGCACTTTGATTAACGGCAAGCCCTATGTGTTCACCACCGGCCACGACAAGTCGCTGCTGCGTTTGCTGCGCGAGGAGGCCGGGCTGATCGGAACCAAAGAGGGCTGCGCCGAGGGCGAGTGCGGCGCCTGCTCGGTGTTCTTGGACGGGGTTGCCGTGATGGCCTGCATGGTCCCTGCGCCGCGGGCGCACAACGCCGCGATCGAGACCGTCGAGGGCCTGGCCCAGGATGGTGAGCTCCACCCCCTGCAACGGGCGTTCATCGAAGAGGGCGCGGTCCAGTGCGGATACTGCACGCCGGGTTTCATCATGGCTGGGGTAAAACTCCTGGAGGAACGGACCAATCCGAGCCCGCTCGACATCCAACAGGCATTCGCCGGCAACCTTTGCCGATGTACCGGGTACTACAGCATCATCTCCGCCGTGGAACGAGCTGCGCAATTGATGGCGGAACCGAAGTAGCCTGTCAGGCCGGAGGATCACGATGGGGCGAGACAGCTGGCGCTATGCCCAACATGAACGTGAACGTGAGATTCGCAAACGGCAGAATCCGATGTTGCGCGGTGTGGGATGCCTGGTAGTTGTGATCTTTGGCTTGCTTGCCTACTTCTTCTCGGGGTGGTTCCTGCAGGCGAATTCTGTCAACGCTTGGATCTACCTGCCGCTGGAGATCATCCTGCCTCCGGAGCAGCTCCCCTGGATTCCGCCGGGATTCCTGGTGCGGCTGGTGATCGCGGTCATGTTCATGGTCGCCAGCTACGGGTTGCTGAGCCTGGCGTATGCTGTCCTGTTTCCGATCAAGCCTGGTGAGACCGATTTCCCGAAGCCGCCCCGGCCGCCCAAGAAGAAGACCCGCTAGGGCCAGCCATGGATCGAACCGTTCCCCGCACGGGCTCGGAGGAAATCGAGCTCTACATCCGGACGTACTACTCCCTGCTGCGGTCGTCGGCGGAGGCCCAGCTGCGCACGCTGGAGGAGACCCACGCCGCCATGGGCTCCTCCCTTCATCCTGGCGTCCAGAGCCCGCAGCCGGACATGTCGGCTTTCATCTACTGTTCGCTTCGCCTGCCGGATTGCATCCTCGACGTTGAGCGCGTGATCCTGGGGCAGACGGAGGCAGTCTTCCAGCTGAATGGGGTCGGCGATGTGGGTGCCTGGAGTCCGGTAGCCG from Anaerolineales bacterium encodes:
- a CDS encoding FAD binding domain-containing protein, with amino-acid sequence MTWKTYYTPRSLEEALSRLAEAPGERRLVAGATDLMLEIERGLRRGVVALIDITRIPGLDEIRLDDQGWIRLGPLVTHNQVAGSELIRRRAFALARACWEVGAPQIRTRATVAGNLITASPANDTIPPLMALEARLRLASSAGERTVDLREFYTGVRKTVMRPDEMLVEIAFPAPPPEARSSFLKLGLRRAQAISVVNAAVVLEMSGAVVRRAAIALGAVAPIVARAEAAETWLKGRTLDEAAIGEAAHLALQAATPIDDLRASAAYRRRMVEVCVRRCLQTLARKQERDGYPDHPVMLATGPTRLSTPIQASFRHQAGDEIRTLINGKPYVFTTGHDKSLLRLLREEAGLIGTKEGCAEGECGACSVFLDGVAVMACMVPAPRAHNAAIETVEGLAQDGELHPLQRAFIEEGAVQCGYCTPGFIMAGVKLLEERTNPSPLDIQQAFAGNLCRCTGYYSIISAVERAAQLMAEPK